The following proteins are co-located in the Maridesulfovibrio sp. genome:
- a CDS encoding Mu transposase C-terminal domain-containing protein, which yields MVFKKLGPPATYHFNRGDRVYVDGKECAFIEMSDFYTALVKVLSSDEITEAHISDVEPFQVVLNDSPAIDAVPEEGMKLAMERYKAIEPLIDLKGRTRDVVEERGKKLNIHPSTLYNWLHWYEQSGKLTSLAPRSRNDKGKKKLSDEVEYIVQSLIETEYLSPQKKSIPEVYKKIKRHCYKKGLTVPHINTLRNRIKEISPYIKTKLRHSDKEANDSYGEIKGSFPGADFPLAVVEIDHTQVDLILVDDIHRQAIGRPWITLAMDVYSRMVVGFYISFDRPGYVGTGLSIYRSIVLKDKWLAEMGIKSRWPCYGTPKTIHVDNAKEFRSTSFENACAQYAINIEWRPVGRPQFGPHIERLLGNFAQKIHNLPGSTFSNVQQRGRYKSEKKASLTLSEFEEWLTIYITQVYHEEVHSSLNMTPYKKYKQGTFGDDHHPGVGTYPKFVDEDALLLDFMPMIKRSIQRDGVSIDKVKYWSDVLRRWINCPDSESSKLKRKFIFRRDPRDISVIWFFDPELEGYYSIPYRDISHPPISIWEFRKIKKDLENAGQKDVDERKIFEAYDRMDMIEKNAVKQTKAIRLKWQKRVSGLGVTKNNINQHKKNDSNKTSNDCTNSKELKPFENIYYVDDI from the coding sequence ATGGTTTTTAAAAAACTAGGCCCTCCTGCTACATATCATTTTAATCGAGGGGATCGAGTATATGTAGATGGGAAAGAATGCGCATTTATTGAGATGTCTGACTTTTATACTGCGCTGGTTAAAGTTCTTAGCTCTGATGAAATAACAGAGGCTCATATTTCAGATGTTGAGCCATTTCAAGTTGTTTTAAACGATTCTCCTGCAATTGATGCCGTGCCAGAAGAAGGAATGAAGTTAGCTATGGAACGGTATAAGGCGATAGAGCCTTTGATTGATCTTAAGGGGAGAACTCGGGATGTTGTCGAAGAAAGAGGAAAAAAATTAAATATCCATCCGAGCACACTTTATAATTGGCTTCATTGGTATGAACAGTCAGGTAAGTTGACATCATTGGCACCTAGAAGTCGGAACGATAAAGGGAAAAAGAAACTTTCAGATGAAGTTGAGTACATTGTTCAGAGTCTTATTGAGACAGAATATTTAAGCCCCCAAAAGAAATCCATCCCTGAAGTTTATAAAAAGATAAAAAGGCATTGTTATAAAAAAGGCTTAACGGTGCCTCATATAAATACATTGCGTAATAGGATTAAAGAAATTTCACCTTATATTAAAACCAAGCTTCGGCATAGTGATAAAGAAGCCAATGATAGTTATGGTGAAATAAAGGGGAGTTTCCCTGGAGCAGATTTTCCTTTAGCTGTTGTTGAAATTGACCATACTCAGGTTGACTTGATCCTTGTTGACGATATTCATCGGCAAGCTATCGGGCGTCCATGGATAACCCTTGCAATGGATGTCTACAGTCGAATGGTAGTAGGTTTTTATATTTCTTTTGATAGACCTGGTTATGTTGGAACAGGATTAAGTATATATAGGTCAATTGTTTTGAAGGATAAGTGGTTAGCTGAGATGGGAATCAAATCAAGATGGCCTTGTTACGGGACTCCCAAAACAATTCATGTTGATAATGCAAAAGAATTTAGAAGTACGTCGTTTGAAAACGCATGTGCTCAATATGCGATAAATATCGAATGGCGTCCCGTTGGTCGGCCACAGTTTGGTCCCCATATTGAAAGATTATTGGGTAATTTTGCACAAAAAATACATAACCTCCCTGGATCAACTTTTTCCAATGTGCAGCAAAGAGGGCGATATAAGTCCGAGAAAAAGGCTTCATTAACTCTTTCTGAGTTTGAAGAATGGCTAACTATTTATATCACACAAGTTTATCATGAAGAGGTGCATTCTTCATTAAATATGACTCCATATAAAAAATATAAACAAGGAACCTTTGGCGATGATCATCATCCTGGTGTTGGCACTTATCCTAAATTTGTAGATGAAGATGCTTTGCTTCTGGATTTTATGCCAATGATTAAAAGGTCAATTCAAAGGGATGGAGTCTCGATAGATAAAGTTAAATATTGGAGTGATGTTCTGCGTAGGTGGATTAATTGCCCAGACTCGGAGAGTTCTAAATTAAAGCGTAAATTTATATTTAGGCGTGATCCTCGAGATATTAGCGTGATTTGGTTTTTTGATCCTGAGTTGGAGGGGTATTACTCTATCCCATATCGGGATATCTCTCATCCACCTATCAGTATATGGGAATTTCGTAAAATAAAGAAAGACTTGGAGAATGCAGGCCAAAAGGATGTTGATGAGCGGAAGATTTTTGAGGCATATGATCGAATGGATATGATTGAGAAAAATGCAGTGAAACAAACGAAAGCAATAAGATTAAAATGGCAGAAAAGGGTTTCGGGGCTTGGGGTTACCAAAAACAATATTAACCAACATAAAAAGAACGACTCAAATAAAACTAGCAATGATTGCACAAATTCTAAGGAGCTAAAACCGTTTGAAAATATATATTACGTGGATGATATATGA
- a CDS encoding TniB family NTP-binding protein, translating into MMTFDFPHLHKSVIHLMDLQQKDRIAKIRTPIWIEYPKARKIISQLEDLLAYPRMHRMPSLLLTGETNNGKTLLINTFCKRHPADDNPQGEAANVPVLYVHAPPVPEEGRFYNNILECLSAPFRLSSTVGTKESQTLKLLKAVKVKILIIDEFQQLMTGSPNKRQVLLNIIKSLSSKLKISIVAVGTKEADRALQNDPPLANRFETAFLPQWGNDNNYRRLLMSFESLLPLAYPSGLADAELSERILSMSEGYIGEIAQLISQSAVLAIRSGYEKIDADILENLDWASPTHRRYRPQLRG; encoded by the coding sequence ATGATGACTTTTGATTTTCCGCATTTGCATAAAAGCGTAATTCATCTAATGGACCTGCAACAAAAAGATAGAATTGCAAAAATACGGACTCCTATTTGGATAGAATACCCTAAAGCACGAAAAATTATATCGCAGCTAGAAGATTTATTGGCTTATCCAAGGATGCATCGTATGCCAAGTTTGCTTTTAACAGGTGAAACTAACAATGGTAAGACTTTGCTTATTAATACTTTTTGCAAAAGACATCCTGCTGACGACAATCCTCAAGGTGAAGCTGCAAATGTTCCTGTACTATATGTACATGCTCCTCCAGTGCCCGAAGAGGGACGTTTTTATAATAATATATTGGAATGTCTTTCTGCTCCATTCAGACTTAGCAGCACAGTTGGTACGAAAGAGTCGCAAACTTTAAAACTACTCAAAGCTGTAAAAGTAAAAATATTGATTATTGATGAATTTCAGCAGCTTATGACGGGGTCTCCAAATAAGCGGCAGGTATTACTCAATATTATTAAAAGTTTGAGTAGTAAACTTAAGATTTCAATTGTCGCTGTTGGCACAAAAGAGGCTGATAGGGCATTGCAAAATGATCCTCCACTGGCTAACCGATTTGAAACTGCTTTTTTGCCGCAATGGGGTAATGATAACAATTATAGACGTTTGTTGATGAGTTTTGAAAGTTTGTTACCTTTGGCGTATCCTTCGGGGCTAGCTGATGCAGAATTGTCAGAACGAATATTATCAATGAGTGAAGGGTATATTGGGGAAATAGCCCAACTCATATCACAGTCAGCTGTTTTGGCTATCCGGTCAGGATATGAGAAAATAGATGCTGATATATTAGAGAATTTGGATTGGGCCTCGCCAACCCACAGGCGCTACCGTCCACAGTTAAGGGGGTAA
- a CDS encoding TnsA endonuclease N-terminal domain-containing protein, which produces MPVRKIPKNYRNVTGKLVNTKSDGPAGFESTLERDFLSLLEFLPEVLSFEVQPVEINWIDSNGKLRKYTPDVLVFYDDGIELKPTIFEVKYRSDLKKNWDKLKPKFMKALSYAKSRRWRFKIVSEKEIRTELLKNVKFLIRFKCQNTYDSNHGEIILDALKKLHSSTPADLLKSIYEDKWDQAELLPTLWYMIGTFQIGCDLSLPLTMRSEIWFLKN; this is translated from the coding sequence ATGCCTGTAAGAAAAATTCCAAAGAATTATCGCAACGTGACTGGTAAACTTGTTAATACCAAGTCAGACGGTCCTGCTGGATTTGAGTCTACCTTGGAAAGGGACTTCTTGTCACTTCTTGAGTTCCTTCCGGAAGTCCTGAGTTTCGAAGTGCAGCCAGTAGAAATAAATTGGATCGATTCAAATGGAAAGCTTCGCAAGTATACCCCAGATGTTTTGGTCTTCTATGATGACGGGATTGAGTTAAAGCCAACAATTTTTGAAGTTAAGTATCGTAGTGATCTGAAGAAGAATTGGGATAAGTTGAAGCCCAAATTTATGAAAGCGCTATCTTATGCTAAAAGCAGAAGGTGGCGCTTTAAAATTGTGAGTGAGAAAGAAATTAGAACTGAACTTTTGAAGAATGTGAAGTTCTTGATAAGGTTTAAATGTCAGAACACTTACGATTCTAACCATGGAGAGATTATTCTTGATGCGTTAAAGAAGCTTCATTCAAGTACTCCTGCTGACCTTCTGAAGAGCATTTATGAAGACAAGTGGGATCAAGCAGAATTATTGCCCACTTTATGGTATATGATTGGGACATTTCAAATAGGGTGTGATTTATCTTTACCTCTGACAATGAGGTCGGAAATATGGTTTTTAAAAAACTAG
- a CDS encoding response regulator, which produces MIPKILFIDDDKNILDSFRATMHSLRKEWKSYFASTGQEALKKLGKAEFDIVISDTKMPDMDGSELLHKVAEIQPDTIRITLSGHSDMQSLLKSAKHTHQFLSKPCNTEILIGTIRKMMALRPVLTDHKVREIITGLDTLPVLPDLYIEITRELNKSEPNLQRLGELVKKDPGISTTLLKVVNSSFFGFYNSVSCPARATILLGTDVLRGLILGVHFLQELDTNILGPYSIEKLWEHCLQTGYLAKEICSFMDEDEQTVTNCFVGGLLHDIGKFVFITEMNKKYQKVLEHVREFGGPVIDVEKKILGVSHAEVGAYLLGLWGFNEEIVEMVYYHHSLKNCDKIFTPTHAIHAADTLQHELIPHSKGYIFSEFNTDKLALAKLLDNIDDWRDACNNRLEISNDE; this is translated from the coding sequence ATGATCCCGAAAATTCTCTTTATCGACGATGATAAGAATATTCTGGATAGCTTCAGGGCTACTATGCACAGCCTTCGCAAGGAATGGAAAAGCTACTTTGCCTCCACCGGACAGGAAGCACTGAAAAAGCTTGGCAAGGCTGAATTTGATATTGTCATTAGCGACACGAAAATGCCGGATATGGACGGAAGTGAGTTACTCCACAAGGTTGCCGAGATCCAGCCAGATACTATCCGCATAACACTATCCGGACATTCGGATATGCAATCATTGCTGAAATCAGCAAAGCATACCCATCAATTCCTGAGCAAACCCTGCAATACAGAAATATTAATCGGCACCATCCGTAAAATGATGGCACTGCGTCCCGTACTGACGGATCACAAAGTCAGGGAAATAATAACCGGGCTTGATACCCTGCCGGTACTACCTGATTTATATATCGAAATTACACGCGAATTGAATAAGTCGGAACCAAATCTGCAAAGACTTGGGGAACTGGTCAAGAAAGATCCGGGCATATCCACAACACTTCTTAAAGTGGTTAATTCCTCTTTCTTCGGCTTCTACAATTCCGTTTCCTGTCCTGCACGAGCCACTATACTACTTGGGACGGATGTCCTGAGAGGGTTGATTCTCGGGGTCCATTTCCTTCAAGAACTTGATACAAATATCCTCGGACCATATTCTATAGAAAAACTCTGGGAACACTGCCTGCAGACAGGCTATCTTGCTAAAGAAATCTGCTCATTTATGGATGAAGACGAACAGACCGTTACCAACTGTTTTGTGGGAGGATTGCTCCACGACATAGGCAAGTTCGTTTTCATCACCGAAATGAATAAAAAATATCAAAAGGTACTGGAACACGTCAGGGAATTCGGTGGTCCGGTAATTGATGTGGAAAAAAAGATTCTTGGTGTCAGTCATGCTGAGGTAGGGGCATATCTGCTAGGACTATGGGGATTCAATGAAGAAATTGTAGAAATGGTTTATTACCACCACTCTCTTAAAAATTGCGATAAAATATTCACTCCTACACACGCAATACATGCTGCAGACACACTTCAACATGAACTTATACCTCACAGTAAGGGCTACATATTTTCAGAATTTAATACAGATAAACTGGCTTTAGCAAAACTTTTAGATAATATTGATGATTGGCGAGACGCATGCAACAACCGACTGGAGATTAGTAACGATGAATAA